The following nucleotide sequence is from Nitratidesulfovibrio termitidis HI1.
CCGTTTACAGTTCCCCGCCGTCTCGCCGCTGCCGGTCCTGGGTTGTGACTTGACCTGAATCAGACCCCGTTTACAGTCACCGGCGAATCGGACATGAACAACTGGTAGTTGTGACTTGACCTGAATCAGACCCCGTTTACAGTTCCAGCCCCGCGCGCTCGGCTTGCAGCGGTTGTGACTTGACCTGAATCAGACCCCGTTTACAGTTGAAGGCCGCGCAAGCGGCCTTCAACACTCCAAAAATTCCGTTCAAATCCCTACAAAAGCCAGAGTTGTTCGGGCGCTTTTTCCACGGGTTTGGCCTTTTTTCCCAAAAACACCTGCATGCGCGCAAACTGCTTGTCGGTCAGGAACATCAAGCGCACCTCGCCATCGGGCGGCAGTTCGGACTTGATGATCCGTACGGCCCGTTCGCTGCGGCGTTCATCGGGAAACGGCTGGGCATAGACGGAAAGCTGCAAC
It contains:
- the cas2 gene encoding CRISPR-associated endonuclease Cas2; translated protein: MMTATPRDFSGYRIMWCIALFDLPVMTAEERKRANRFRKILMGAGFTRLQLSVYAQPFPDERRSERAVRIIKSELPPDGEVRLMFLTDKQFARMQVFLGKKAKPVEKAPEQLWLL